One Nicotiana sylvestris chromosome 12, ASM39365v2, whole genome shotgun sequence genomic window carries:
- the LOC104249622 gene encoding calmodulin-binding protein 25-like — protein sequence MAASDNLMTMEPWAFRSAFADSWFSDVFSRETESTLTKLLQKSLSTQTPETAPVQTSTGSGRTVSGGSENETTGSNRRSKVGVSGKISKRKSRASRRNTTTYITADVDNFRDMVQQVTGVQFGGNGQLAVAHVLKPEPQRVVNRLQHGSCFLPTLDTSAFLLDHVTQQQQIVDPTSAIGSVAAPTPPSDVVVDGGSCGFDFGSFSGFPTLESFMESNVV from the coding sequence ATGGCCGCATCTGATAATTTAATGACTATGGAGCCATGGGCTTTTCGTTCAGCTTTTGCTGATTCTTGGTTTTCCGACGTATTTTCCAGAGAAACTGAAAGTACGTTAACCAAATTGCTCCAAAAATCTCTGTCCACCCAAACGCCGGAGACGGCCCCGGTTCAGACTTCGACCGGATCAGGACGGACCGTTTCGGGCGGGTCTGAAAACGAGACAACCGGTTCGAACCGGCGGAGTAAAGTTGGGGTAAGCGGGAAGatatcaaagaggaagtcacgtGCTTCAAGGCGCAATACGACGACGTATATAACTGCTGACGTGGATAATTTCCGGGATATGGTGCAGCAGGTGACTGGTGTTCAGTTCGGCGGGAACGGGCAGCTGGCGGTCGCTCATGTTCTGAAACCTGAACCTCAGCGTGTTGTTAACCGGCTACAACATGGTAGCTGTTTTTTGCCAACTCTTGACACGTCAGCTTTCTTATTGGACCACGTCACTCAACAACAGCAGATAGTGGACCCCACTTCAGCAATCGGGTCAGTCGCCGCCCCTACTCCGCCGTCTGATGTGGTGGTTGACGGTGGTTCATGTGGCTTTGATTTTGGCTCTTTTTCTGGGTTTCCAACCCTTGAGTCTTTCATGGAAAGCAATGTAGTGTGA